A genome region from Rhinopithecus roxellana isolate Shanxi Qingling chromosome 10, ASM756505v1, whole genome shotgun sequence includes the following:
- the KCNJ8 gene encoding ATP-sensitive inward rectifier potassium channel 8 gives MLARKSIIPEEYVLARIAAENLRKPRIRDRLPKARFIAKSGACNLAHKNIREQGRFLQDIFTTLVDLKWRHTLVIFTMSFLCSWLLFAIMWWLVAFAHGDIYAYMEKSGMEKSGLESTVCVTNVRSFTSAFLFSIEVQVTIGFGGRMMTEECPLAITVLILQNIVGLIINAVMLGCIFMKTAQAHRRAETLIFSRHAVIAVRNGKLCFMFRVGDLRKSMIISASVRIQVVKKTTTPEGEVVPIHQLDIPVDNPIESNNIFLVAPLIICHVIDKRSPLYDISATDLANQDLEVIVILEGVVETTGITTQARTSYIAEEIQWGHRFVSIVTEEEGVYSVDYSKFGNTVKVAAPRCSARELDEKPSILIQTLQKSELSHQNSLRKRNSMRRNNSMRRNNSIRRNNSSLMVPKVQFMTPEGNQNTSES, from the exons ATGTTGGCCAGAAAGAGTATCATCCCGGAGGAGTATGTGCTGGCGCGCATCGCCGCGGAGAACCTGCGCAAGCCGCGCATCCGAGACCGCCTCCCCAAAGCCCGCTTCATCGCCAAGAGCGGGGCCTGCAACCTGGCGCACAAGAACATCCGTGAGCAAGGACGCTTTCTGCAGGACATCTTCACCACCTTGGTGGACCTGAAATGGCGCCACACGCTGGTCATCTTTACCATGTCCTTCCTCTGCAGCTGGCTGCTCTTCGCTATCATGTGGTGGCTGGTGGCCTTTGCCCATGGGGACATCTATGCTTACATGGAGAAAAGTGGAATGGAGAAAAGTGGTTTGGAGTCCACTGTGTGTGTGACTAATGTCAG GTCTTTCActtctgcctttctcttctcCATTGAAGTTCAAGTTACCATTGGGTTTGGAGGAAGGATGATGACAGAGGAGTGCCCTTTGGCCATCACGGTTTTGATTCTCCAGAATATTGTGGGTTTGATCATCAATGCAGTCATGTTAGGCTGCATTTTCATGAAAACAGCTCAGGCTCACAGAAGGGCAGAAACTTTGATTTTCAGCCGCCACGCTGTGATTGCCGTCCGAAATGGCAAGCTGTGCTTCATGTTCCGAGTGGGTGACCTGAGGAAAAGCATGATCATTAGTGCCTCTGTGCGCATCCAGGTGGTGAAGAAAACAACTACACCTGAAGGGGAGGTGGTCCCTATTCACCAACTAGACATTCCTGTTGATAACCCAATCGAGAGCAATAACATTTTTCTGGTGGCCCCTTTAATCATCTGCCACGTGATTGACAAGCGCAGCCCCCTATATGACATCTCAGCAACTGACCTGGCCAACCAAGACTTGGAGGTCATAGTTATTCTGGAAGGAGTGGTTGAAACTACTGGCATCACCACACAAGCACGAACCTCCTACATCGCTGAGGAGATCCAATGGGGCCACCGCTTTGTGTCCATTGTGACTGAGGAAGAAGGAGTGTACTCTGTGGATTACTCCAAATTTGGCAACACTGTTAAAGTAGCTGCTCCACGGTGCAGTGCCCGAGAGCTGGATGAGAAACCTTCCATCCTTATTCAGACCCTCCAAAAGAGTGAACTGTCTCATCAGAATTCTCTGAGGAAGCGCAACTCCATGAGAAGAAACAATTCCATGAGGAGGAACAATTCTATCCGAAGGAACAACTCTTCCCTCATGGTACCAAAGGTGCAATTTATGACTCCAGAAGGGAATCAAAACACATCGGAATCATGA